A single window of Vigna unguiculata cultivar IT97K-499-35 chromosome 1, ASM411807v1, whole genome shotgun sequence DNA harbors:
- the LOC114180383 gene encoding uncharacterized protein LOC114180383, with translation MKSCISLKLRLRLPPARKAWKSFTSTIGKLSKSKSKSMKKPRKPSKPITKLATSKAPPKFIVGKRFFRHKRLVTVRNLILGFHKKPAPVYIDKLFKEPSCELVGQLKLKPPTAQKPRTKRVSGEEGTRKSGGRSCGSDGMWESLALASPQMQGIDERAEEFITRFRQEMAAQEMIARNL, from the coding sequence ATGAAATCCTGCATAAGCCTAAAGCTGAGGTTGAGGCTTCCACCTGCCAGAAAGGCATGGAAGAGCTTCACTTCTACAATTGGTAAACTGAGTAAGTCCAAATCCAAATCCATGAAGAAACCTAGAAAGCCTTCAAAACCTATCACCAAACTTGCTACCTCCAAGGCCCCTCCAAAGTTCATCGTTGGCAAGCGTTTTTTTCGCCACAAAAGGTTAGTGACAGTGAGAAATTTGATCTTGGGGTTCCACAAGAAGCCTGCACCTGTGTACATTGATAAGCTCTTTAAGGAGCCTTCATGTGAGTTGGTGGGGCAGTTGAAGTTGAAGCCACCCACAGCACAGAAACCACGAACTAAAAGGGTCTCTGGGGAAGAAGGAACAAGAAAGAGTGGTGGTAGATCTTGTGGCTCAGATGGTATGTGGGAGTCACTGGCGTTGGCGTCACCTCAGATGCAGGGAATAGATGAACGAGCAGAGGAGTTCATCACTAGATTCAGACAAGAGATGGCGGCGCAAGAGATGATAGCAAGAAATTTGTAG